Within Populus trichocarpa isolate Nisqually-1 chromosome 6, P.trichocarpa_v4.1, whole genome shotgun sequence, the genomic segment taaaataaataatacagagttagagagagagtgtgtggagtaataataaaagaaattaaattaaggaaggaaggaaggaagggagAGGTTAAAAACCTTTGTATTtaagaataaagattaaaatgcTTGGTTAAATAATATCCGTACGGTTAAATGCTGCATGGTGAAAATGCTCTAGCcatcaaatatgaaaagatgAGATTTGTGGGTAACAAAAtagatagatagagagagagagtatggagtagtaataataataataataataaaagaaattaaattcagGAAGGAAGAAGTTAAATACCTTTCATATATGTATGTTCGGTGAAAATGCTCTAATACTCATTACAAAGGAAAGAGTatggaataataataaaaaaaaataaaaaataaaaaataaatgaagggaGAGGTTAAATACCTTTCATATATGTTCGTTGAAAATGCTCTAATATTCCTTGGTATCCTCCACCCTTTACATAGCGACCCTCCATTTGAATGTAGTGCCCATCAATTACAATATGTTTAATGATAGGCCATTCCTACTCGCTCTCCTTTCCCATCCTCCTGTTCTTCCGCTCACCTCTTCACTGCAGCCGTCGATTCTTAAGAATTGCAAAGAGGGAAGGTAGGGTATCATCCCTTGAGACTCAGATAGCTGTCCAAGAGAAGAGAGATTTTGCAGCCCCACTTCTGGAAGAGATTCCATATCATCTATGAAATAAATACCTAGTTCCTTCAATTTGGAGAGAGGACGgataaatgaagaagaagaagaagaagagactgGTGATTTCATCTTCATTGTCTCCTGTAATGGCATTGAACTAGTCCTCCACAAATGAAGACCTTCATTGAGTGTTGGAAACAACGGCATTGAAGTTAGATTTGGACACCGTCTTATTTTTAAGGAAGAAAGACGTGGAAAACAGAGCATTCTCAACCATTCTTCTATTGTTGACTCATCTCTACTCTTCTTCCACCATCCCTTCAGTCTAGGAACTATTCCATATTAGCAGCCTACAGCTGGAGGACAAAAGAGAGTGAGAACCATATAGGACTTGATATATTAAACGCAATCAAAGATACTACGGTGGCACTAAGAAAGGGCAAGGCAACCGCAGACACCATGAGATTTCTAGGAGAAAGAAGCTGCGTGGTGTAAAGAGTTTAAATGTTCCACTCACATGCTTGAAGACTGTTGCGGACGGTCAAGGACCAATTGATCACAATCCTTTAGCCCATAAACATCAAATTGCTTGGACattgaaaaaaagtttatatttgAAGCTGTCCCATACCAGGTTTGATGTGAATGTCTGACCATTGATCCGCACAGGAGTGTTCATTGATGATTCAACCATACGAGGCTGAGTTGAAGCTCCACCCTGCAACTTCAGTTGAAACAAATTCACACAACCAACCAACAGAAAACACAATATGCTCTCAAATCATTTCGAAAATATAAGTCCTGATTTTTCAAGCACTATAATAGTTGGAATCTGGACAAATAAAATGCGGGTtgtccaaatttttttaacaaaaaattaaaagtagacGACATGCTGCCTACTCcagttacaaaaaaaatatattaagggCCTAAGCACGGGCCCTAATAAAAATGGGTCGAGTTGGCGAGGCCTAGCAGCACCTGacctttacttctttttttttctaattgttttttttaattaaatattttttattgattaatctatattttttttattgatgaactttagttttgataataaaaaaaaatattttcaaataatatttataatatgtacaGCCTTAcaaggtgttttttttctcttttattttatccaatcaatttaatttgtgtctatatttatattattatttgcttgaataaaaagattattttaattaataaatttagcaaatacaATCAGGTAAATATCCCGTCttttaagattaaatatcttgatctacacctatctctttatttttcaagttttatttttaagtattgttaatgactttttatttatttatttgcacacataattctcgatttatttaattacatgtatgcataaaaaaaatttattttaacttaagttttttaaactatagaaatgtattgaaaaaacttgcatctataattttttatagaaaataaaagtatcTAACATGCAGCAAAGCATGGATTAcataactaaaatattttattttgtgtatgGATAgacttttgattttggtttatgttttttacaaGTGTTACAAGGTGGTATAGCCATATCCTCATCGTCGTtgtcattatcatcatcatggTGACCTTTGTAAACGTGTGGAGTCATTGCCTCTTGACAAACCATAGCTTcttactagttacatgacccgcaCGATGctgcgggttattttttttttttacatagaaaatatattaaaaaactaagatttaaaagtgttaggtttttctgcaaagctatacccaagagtcttgggtttgactgcaacacctgacctaagagtaatatttataatattaataataacattaaacttgcatggtCCAAGTTTGCTACAACATCGGACCCAAGAATATTgaatgtgggtctggctataagatcgtgtcataaaagtgtgataattcaatagattaattaaaaagaaaaaaacaaagaaaaaaaaccaacaggaaaaaagaaactaatgaagaaaaagaaaaaaatttgaattaattgggttaacccttcaaaccaggttaacccataAAATCTGggatttgcgtcatgaaagtttgataactaaatagaaaaaacaattgacgggtttacccagaattaactgggttagcCCGTCAAGtccaggatacgtgtcatgaaagtctgataattaaatagaaagaaatttaacattaacaaactaaactaaatgaaaagaattaattaaaaagaaaaaaaatctgagttaactcgtcaaaccaggttaactcatcaaattcgggatccgtatcatgaaaatctaataactaaataaaaaaatttaacagtaataaactaaatcaaacaaaaaaaattcattaaaaaaagaaaaaaaaagaaaaaaaaacagttctataatataatataatataataataattataatataataattataataatataatatattaataagtgaaAGGCGTGGGAAAGCCTCTTTtacatttttctctttataaagtCACCATGAAAGTCTTGACATGTCGAGTTGATAATGAGgtttgctctttttattaattttttggattcgaAACGTGGAATCAGTATTCGGAATCGATATGAGAGATATACATTTAAAATCTTTTGGAGAAAAGTTTTAAtcgtaattaatatataaattgatttgaaaatatcactttgtgatatatatatatataattcttttagaTACCAacaatgtttaatttttgaggAGAGAACCAGACATATAAAAATGAATTGTCACTTTATTTGGGATAAAGAGGGTGTTtggagtgtggtagtggttgcttttcaaatagcttttcgtgccgaaatacatgccaatgatgtttttttattttttaaaaatcatttttgatatcagcacatcaaaacgatccaaaagatacaaaccgcactcaattttagcaaaaaaaaaaaaaaaaaatttgaaattcgctgAAAAGCAGGTTGAACAGCAGAGCCAAACGCTCCCAAAATACAAAATGGTTCAATCATGactaaatttgttattttagcAGAACAACTTGGGGATATATTCACTAAACcattagaaaaaaagagattcTCCACCATGATTTGCAAATTGAAAATTCTTGACATTCACTCTCCAACTTAAAGAGGAGTATTAAGAAAGGATCAACAATATCTCACATTTACGTAATATATTAGGAAACATATGCTGACAAGGACATCTATTTATATTGTAACTCTTATTCCAAAAATAGCTtagaataattatagaaaaatatttttgtatattgcTGTTACGACagatttaatgaaatttaattaagttggcaaatctttttttttcctgattttacaatttttttagagCTCCAATGTTATctgaaaaatagatataaaatgaGGAGAATCTAATCCagtttgattttagttttttgaatgtttttgggtattttgaattgatgaattggtctctaagtgttccaATAATGTTATTGAGATGTTTTTGGGTTGAATGACTTAAAAATTAgagattttgaaaaacaaaagttttgcttttatttttcagctaCCATAAAATCTAGACTTACAAGTGATACGTTGTCAACCTTGGTTTAAATGTAAAAAAGTCTCAcgcgttttttttttccaagaaaaataggGGCAAACATTCtcccttttaaaaataaagtaaatccTAGACACGCGGCCTGGGTTTAAATGGTCACTCACACGCTCAAGATTTTCCTTAATAGCCTAGGTGTGCTAGGCCATAGATTGGAgtgtctggtttttttttttttttttgccctcttTGTGTGTGCGCGCGCACATGAGCGCATGTCGGTTAAGTATaagtttaagataaaaaaattatcttagttGAGTCCATGATCTAGATCAtaaatttgataagttaaatCAAACTCCTgggctattatttattttcttctaattttgttttttttattgatacctttttttcagcatttcttttttaaaaaattattttaataaataaaatatagcaaATATAAACGAGTAAATATCATGTcttacaagattaaatatcttaatttatatatgtttagatattgttaatgactttttatttatctattaacatgcatagttttcaatttatttaattacaagtACACATATCTATTAACATGcatagttttcaatttatttaattacaagtACTCAtaaaccttttgttttgtgcttaaattttttaaactataaatgTACCGAAAAACATgcttatataattttgttttataaaaaataaaaatatctgacTTACGGTAAATCACGAGTCACATAACTCTTTaccattattttatatattcatctttattttttaatcagatatatttatatatcttttgcatttattaattattatcggACGAGTATTGAACTTACAATGTAGGACGAGTCACATAactcattatcattattttatatatttatttttatttttaatcagatatatttatatattttttttttattcattattaacGGGAGAGCATTACGTTTGGTGGTGTGTCGTAATACAATGTagagtatttttaattaaaaatatataagaataatattttttaaagtaaatcaaattaaagtaTTAAGACAAACGGAGCATAGAACGAGGAGGACAAAGAACACTCTATAAACTAAGGATTCCAAAATCAGCTGTTATAACAGGATGAGCAGTAAATAATCTCAGACTGGTCAGGAAAGCCTATGACCTCCATGAAAACAATGATAGTCTGTCCCTATTGTATAATCAGAAGatttaaaatgttaaagaaaTCATACCACAGTGCATTAGCAGGGGAAATGAAGAGGACAGGTAACTTACTCTGCTGTCTACATTTCCAATGTCAAAGTGCTCATTCACCCTCCTAAGGTTAAACACAAGTCAAAACTAGTTtctacaacaaagaaaaaaccccAAATTTGATTTAGCATATCAACAAGTTTTAAGTTCATGATTTGATTTCTGGAGCACAAAACTTTCTCTGACTTAAACTCCATAAAGCAAGAGGAGAAGGTAAAActgaagatcaaaattaaaagacttGCACTGAATTTTTCTGTCAATACACAGAACCATTTCCTGCAACTGATCCGGCCAGTTCCATCGTCTACAATGAGAGCAACATCAAGAACCTTTTCAGCTTTACCATAACCTACATCAACAAGATGTCAAAACTTGTTAGAAAAATAAGCTAAACAATTACTGTGTTTATTTCAACTGAAACCGACAAGATCAATAATTTTCAGTTCCTCGAATAGAAATATGAAAGCACAGTAATAAGAGGTAGTAAtgaataacagaaaaggagggGATTTGAGATGGAGAGATGAGAGGCCTTACTTTTAGAAGAGGAGTGGTCTTTTGTGGTAAGCTGACTGAGAGGTATGAATCCATCACCATAGGCAGCGGAGGAGGTTCCGAACTGGATGCCGGAGGAGTTAGAGacagaattttttgaaaaaatatatgagagaCGTGGGGAGAGGGCAACATTTACATGGAAATAGAGTGTTCACAACTAAACAAGAGATTTTCCACTGAAATTAAATGGCCACCTTGCCAAAAAGCAGCTCCTAGAATCAGAGAGACAAACTGTAGCTCCAAAAATCCTACTGCACTCTTACCATATCAATAGTCCAAACAAAGATGCTCTGAAGCAATATCAAACTCCTAATGGAACATGAACTGGATATTATCAAACTTTAGAAAACACAgtagattaaaattttgaatgccacatatatttaaaatttataaattgaatatGATCAAACTTTAACATCGAGGCACTGATATTAGCTTTGAAGGCAGATTTTTGACGAAAAGACAAGCACCAtcataaatcatcaaatttCCTCTCTCAACTATATCATAATGCTCATTCGCCCTCTTAAAACTACAACACCATTTCTTCACTGCCactataagaaataaaataataaaaatgttatgTTCTACATTTCTCACTTGATTTGTTGGATTTTCCTACACTTTCTGGGAAACCAATCACGTAGCTAGAGGgataacttatttaaaaaagagaagCCTTTGCTTGTTTAATTAGCggaatattaaattatttcacTTGATGTTATTGAAAGATAATTTCATTTAcggatattatttataaaagagAACCGTTTACtttgtttagaaaattaaagatatgAAGTAACTTAAGTTGAATTAGTCTAATACCTGGTTTGATGTGGGTGTCTGATGTTTGCTTGATCCATGCCACACAGGAGTGCACTGTGATGAGTCTACCATCTGAGTCTGAATCAAAGTATTACTATGCAGTTTCAACCAGAGAAAATACTCAACTCCAGGTATGATCAACCAACAGGGAAATGCAACATGTGCGCATAATGCTTATCGGTCATCAACTCCAGACatcttattgatatttcaagATTTATCAAACGCTACGGATCAAGAGCAAGCTACTGAAAGTTCCAGGTCTTGCAAAGAGCATCATATCTGGGATTTACGATAGCTTCCACCTCTCAACTCCATTGGCATCACTTGCAATGTATATCGGACATTCATCTCTAGCTTGATAATGGCCTGGAAAACACCATGAATGCAAAGTATCGATCAGAATATGGTATTACATGAAAACAATGTTAGTCTCTAGGTAGCTCCAATACCATCATTAATGTTGGGTAATTTGTTTTCCCAATTAATTGAGAAAATGTTGCgaatattcaaagaaaaacaataataatttgatcAGATGAGGGCTGTGGATGATGGAATAAATAGATAGAGagaatatgataaattaaattaaattaaattcaggaAGGAAGGAAGAGGTTAAAAACCTTTGTATTTAAGAATAATATCCTTCCGGTGAAAATGCTCTAACCgtcaaatataaaaagatagatttgttgataataaaataaataaataaacggagagagagaaagggtatGGAATATGgagtaataataatagaaatttgaaattttttaatttttttttaaattaatattttttggtgttttagatcattttaacgtgttaatatcaaaaataattttttaaaaataaaaaaatattattttaatatatttttaaataaaaaatattttaaaaaataactgtaacAACACATTCAAACGGAATGCGAGATTAAAAACCTTAGTATTTAAGAATAAACATAAAATGCTCGGTTAAATGCTTGGGTAATTTGTCATTTTGTTGAGGGGGGAGCTGAACCCCATTCCCAGTTAATTGAAAAATGTTGCgaatattcaaagaaaaacaataataattttatcatatgaGAATtgtgaataataaattaaataaatacagaaagagagagagtatggagtaataataaaagaaattaaattaaggaaGGAAGGGAGAGGTTAAAAACCTTTGTATTtaagaataaagattaaaatgcTTGGCTAAATAATATCCGTACGGTGAAAATGCTCTAACcatcaaatatgaaaagatgAGATTTATgggtaacaaaataaatagagaggTTAAATACCTTTCGTATATGTTCGGTGAAAGTGCTCTAATACTCATTACAAATGAAAGAgtatggaataataaaaataaaagaaaataaataaaggaaggaAAGGAGAGATTAAATACCTTTCATACACACACGTGTAAGTGTTTGTATGTATGTTCGGTGAAAATACTCCTTAGTAGTGCCATCTCAATCCTTCACCCTTTACATAGCGACCCTCCTTTTGAATGTAGTAGCCATCAATTCCAATATCTGGAATGTGTTTAATGTTAGGAGGCCACTCCTCCTCCCTCTCCTTTCCCCATCCTCTCGTTCTTCTGCTCAGCTCTTCACTGCAGTCCTCGATTCTTAACCGTTGCAAAGAGGGAAGGTAGGGTATCATCCCTTGAGATTCAGATTCAGATAGCGACTTCAATTCTCTGCAGTCAAAGATAAGTAATTTCTGAAGAGAATGCATCCCCTGATCAGGCAGTGGCAGAGACTTCAATCTTGAGCATTCACAGATCGATAGCGAttgaagagaagagagatttTGCAGCCCTACTTCCGGAAGAGATTCCATGTCATAAATTGAATACATAAATAGTATCTTCAATTTGGAGAGAGGACGggtaaatgaagaagaagagactgGTGATGTCATCTTCATTGTCTGCTGTAATGGCATTGAACTAGTGTTGATCAAATTAAGATCTTCATCGAGAGTTGGAAACAACGGCATTGAAGTCAGATTTGGACACACAACAATGCTCAAAGAAGAAAGACATGGAAAAAAGAGCATTATCAACCCTTCTTCTATTGTTGACTCATCTCTATCATCATTCATCTCATCTCTACTCCATCTCTTCCACCATCCCTTCAGTCTACGACAATGCTTGATAACAAGTGTCTTTAAAGATGGGAAAAACGTCGACCCTCCTATTCCTCCAACCCCCTCACTATCTATGTACTCCAAATCATCCAATCCCACAATATTTAATTCTTCAAGAGAAGGGATTCCATGCAAGGGAGGGATATGCGTAAGTCTTCTACAGCGTTCTAGATGAATCCTTACAAGATTTGAGAGATTTGAAACCCAACTAGGAAACCTCATACCTCCATAGCCTTCAACTATCAACTCTTGAAGACTCGAGTTTGGCCGGAGGCTTTGCAACATTTTATCATACAAATCAATATCTGAATCACTATCCAGGTCTGGGTCCCACCGTACGGTCAACGactgaagatattttttatcgatCAATTTAGCTCCTTCAAATTCTGATATACAAGAACCACCCTCATATCCCTTTGCTCTTATTTCTAGCCTCCCTCTCAATTCATTTAACCTACTCAACTCATCCAATCCACCTATCATCTCATATTTAGGACTCCTTTTTTTTGCAACCACAAAACATGACAACGTCTGTAGACTAGTTAATTTCCCAATCCCACGAGGCATATACTCTAAATTCTGACATAAATCACCATCACGATAGCAACCAACATCAAGATGCCTCAGATTAATTAGCTTACCAATATCCCTAGGTAGTTCCTTAAGTTTCCTACAACCATTGAGCTTGAGCACTTGCAAATTTACCAGACTGGTGACAGAATTAGAAAGCGCCTCCATCTCATTATTCgaaagatcaagatatttaaggTGCTTGATCTTTTCAATGAGAGGTGACGCTTCCTTCATTCCAAAATCACTCAAAACAAGCACACGTAAACACCTAAACTCTCGACAAATAGACTCCCATGACCCCTCATCCCATTTTCCACCTTGCAACAACACAAGTGTTCTTAGACGTTGTGCACAAGGCAAAGACAAATCTAATTCCGTGTCAAATGACACGTGCCGAGTCAATTCACTAATCCTATTTCCTAGACGCTCCACTTTGATGCTCTGAAAACCAGCGACATGGGTTGCAAGATCATGCATAAAATCATGCATTTTGCAACTTTTTATGTTTCCAAATCTATCCTTTTCCACTTCGTGAAAGAAGGACCTCCATAGTAAACTCTCAAAGCACTTGAGACCAACAATCTCAATACACCTCCGACCTGAATTTGAAGAGCTAACAAACCCTTGTGCAATCCAAAGtcgaatcaaatattttatatctatcTTATGACCTTTGGGAAATAAGCTACAATAAGCAAAACAATGCTTCAAAAATGATGGGAGAGCATCATAGCTTAACTTAAGGGTCTGTATGATGTTATCATCTCTAATGCTATCCGGAAGTTCATCTAGTATAAAGGACAACCACTGGGCTCTATCTTTCAAAGACATTAACCTCGCAATTGCCTTTATGACCAAAGGAACTCCACCACACCTCCCTACAATCTCTTCTTTAATATTCCTCTCATCGACATGACCCGACTCCTGGCCTTGAGGAAATGCCTTTCTTCTAAACAGTTCCCATGACTCATCTTCAGACAGACCTTTTAAAACATGTGGTTCTATTGGCCTTGTGAAATTGGCAATTACATGAGAACGTGTAGTTACCACTATCTTACTTCCTACTGCATCACGTGGTAACAACTCCTTCAACCTATCCCAATTTTCACCATCATCCTTACCAACCTCACCATCCCACACATCATCCAATACAAGAAgatacttctttttttctattttcccttcaagcttttttttcaGACTCTCTAACTGATCATCAGAATCTCCAGTACCTACAGCCCCTGTGATAATCTTTCTAACATCTAAGCTGCCTGAGACACTTACCCAGAGTCTCACACCAAAGTGCGCCTTAACTTGCTCATCATTGAAAACATGTTGAGCTAGTGTGGTCTTCCCCAACCCTCCCATTCCAACTACGGAGATGACAGAAACATTATGTTCATAGTTGGAATTCATCAGAAAACTTTTAACTGCCTCTTTGTCTCTCACTCTCCCAACTGTTATTTCAGGTTCAGATGAGGTAGTTTGCTCCCTCACAGTGGTCGAAGAAGCTCTCTCCTCACCACGAacatcaaatttgaattttttactgTCAGTTCCAATGTCATCTAGTCTCTCTCTAAGTGCTTTCACTCTATGACCCATCCGTAAACCATACACAAATTGGTTTGATCTTGAGAAAAAAAGGCGTACCTCCCTCGATACTCTTTTCCCAGGCATCAACTGTTTCCGCAGAACTTGTGTTGAGAAATCGTCCAGCAAATCCTCTGCATCGTATACAGCTTCCTGCAGCTTCATGAGCCAGTCTTCGATTTGATAGTTCTGTTTTTGTGCCTGCTCCTCAGCGTCTTGAATCACAGCCTTAATCCTGGTAACTGTGTCATTGAGCTTCCGCAATTGATCTTTGAGCCCCCACCATAGTGCAACCTCCTGAGCAGTTAGGGAACCTAATGTCTTTATTATTTCCTCCGCAATAGTGAAGAGCACACCTTCAGCCATTTTTTCTTTGTAGGTTCAGAAAGGAGTGGGTAGAAGACAAActcaaaggagaagaagaaagaatatgTAGTTGGTTTGGATTGGTGATCGTTTAGTATGCTAAAAGGGTTTTATATAGTGAAGTAGATTCCGACGTTATCCAAACAGTACTCAAAGCAATGTGTGGATACTGTCTAAGCTACCAATAAATATCCCTTAATCCTTAGGTTTTTGAGCTAAATTATAACTTAActctttttggtttaaaaatctATAACTTAATCTCTGGGACTTATTAAGAAAATGGCCTCCGAGTGTTGAAGAATTAAGCCTTTCAAATGTAAATGACTATATTATAATCACATTCAAATCCAAGGGACTACAGAATGATTTAGTCTTAATATTTATACTTAATAATTAACTAGTAGCCTAGGCGACCACACTTGTATTAATTGTAGGTCCCAAGAACAAAGATTAAGCGGCCAGTGGAATCTGTCGAAGTCTAAGTCAAGCCAGCCAGTTATGACTTGGTTAGCACTGATTGAAAGCAATAATTTAGACAGACCTGGAATAGTTGGTTCGCAAGCAATAATTTCGCAAGCAATTATGTAGATGCTGCAGAGCACAAGATGCAGAAGGACCAGAAAATAGACCGCTTCAGTCTTCAGAGGATGCATCCTTTTCCTGTACTAATATTCCATTAATTTAGACAGAATCACTATTTTGCAAAATTCGGTGACCGGTTCACGTGAATACTGTCCCTGTAGACTCATTTAGATTCAATAGAATAATCtttgaaaatatcatcaggaaaaATGTCACGAACCGAATTTCAAATCTATAATCAGAAACGCAGGAGTAGCATTGAAAGAATATTTTATCTATGATAAGTCTCAAAACAAACATATTagaagaataaattatttaaaaatacatagtattttataattttcaaaaatattatattattcaaaactaataaaaccaaATGATAGTTCAAAATTTCTCActagtaattaaaacaaaaaaaataatctataatattcattacattgtcaaaatccaaacttaattcaAATAAGGTAATAGTTGAGCGTCTAAGACatcgaatcaaaactaaaaggaaagcctCGCAAAATAAGTAAAACATACCAaccaaaactgaagaagcagAAACACTCAACAAAGTTCACCTGCTAACAGAAACTAAgaacttgaaataatattaagaatgaatggcgagttcaaccaactcagtgaggggataacatttaatatgcattttatatattaa encodes:
- the LOC7459910 gene encoding putative disease resistance protein RGA3 isoform X1, with the protein product MAEGVLFTIAEEIIKTLGSLTAQEVALWWGLKDQLRKLNDTVTRIKAVIQDAEEQAQKQNYQIEDWLMKLQEAVYDAEDLLDDFSTQVLRKQLMPGKRVSREVRLFFSRSNQFVYGLRMGHRVKALRERLDDIGTDSKKFKFDVRGEERASSTTVREQTTSSEPEITVGRVRDKEAVKSFLMNSNYEHNVSVISVVGMGGLGKTTLAQHVFNDEQVKAHFGVRLWVSVSGSLDVRKIITGAVGTGDSDDQLESLKKKLEGKIEKKKYLLVLDDVWDGEVGKDDGENWDRLKELLPRDAVGSKIVVTTRSHVIANFTRPIEPHVLKGLSEDESWELFRRKAFPQGQESGHVDERNIKEEIVGRCGGVPLVIKAIARLMSLKERAQWLSFILDELPNSIRDDNIIQTLKLSYDALPSFMKHCFAYCSLFPKGYKIDVKYLIQLWIAQGFVSTSNSGRRCIEIVGLKCFESLLWRSFFHEVEKDRFGNIKSCKMHDFMHDLATHVAGFQSIKVERLGNRISELTRHVSFDTELDLSLPSAQRLRTLVLLQGGKWDEGSWESIFRDF
- the LOC7459910 gene encoding putative disease resistance protein RGA3 isoform X2, yielding MAEGVLFTIAEEIIKTLGSLTAQEVALWWGLKDQLRKLNDTVTRIKAVIQDAEEQAQKQNYQIEDWLMKLQEAVYDAEDLLDDFSTQVLRKQLMPGKRVSREVRLFFSRSNQFVYGLRMGHRVKALRERLDDIGTDSKKFKFDVRGEERASSTTVREQTTSSEPEITVGRVRDKEAVKSFLMNSNYEHNVSVISVVGMGGLGKTTLAQHVFNDEQVKAHFGVRLWVSVSGSLDVRKIITGAVGTGDSDDQLESLKKKLEGKIEKKKYLLVLDDVWDGEVGKDDGENWDSLKELLPRDAVGSKIVVTTRSHVIAKFTSTIAPHVLKGLSVDESWELFRRKAFPQGQESGHVDEIIRKEIVGRCGGVPLVVKAIARLMSLKERAQWLSFILDELPNSIRDDNIIQTLKLSYDALPSFMKHCFAYCSLFPKGYKIDVKYLIQLWIAQGFVSTSNSGRRCIEIVGLKCFESLLWRSFFHEVEKDRFGNIKSCKMHDFMHDLATHVAGFQSIKVERLGNRISELTRHVSFDTELDLSLPSAQRLRTLVLLQGGKWDEGSWESIFRDF